The following proteins are encoded in a genomic region of Parus major isolate Abel chromosome 20, Parus_major1.1, whole genome shotgun sequence:
- the VSTM2L gene encoding V-set and transmembrane domain-containing protein 2-like protein isoform X2 codes for MGALALALGIFHYLGLYLQLGAASRHPPWDAPAAGSALFTETPHDMTAQAGEDVEMACSFRGSGSPSYSLEIQWWYVRNHKDWTDKQTWASSQLKSSPPEEPGKEATKISVVKVVGSNISHKLRLSRVKLEDEGTYECRVIDSSDGKARHHKVKAYLRVEAAGGPGHPQDTELREAPLAELASPGSAHAHHHHHHHKAGKELKKRSADTSCVL; via the exons ATGGGCgccctggccctggccctgggGATTTTCCACTACCTGGGGCTCTACCTACAGCTCGGCGCCGCCTCCCGGCACCCCCCGTGGGACGCCCCGGCGGCGGGCAGCG ctctcttcACCGAGACCCCTCATGACATGACGGCGCAGGCGGGTGAGGATGTGGAGATGGCGTGTTCCTTCCGCGGCAGCGGCTCCCCCTCCTACTCCCTTGAGATCCAGTGGTGGTATGTCCGCAACCACAAGGACTGGACGGACAAACAGACGTGGGCTTCCAGTCAG CTGAAATCATCACCACCAGAGGAGCCCGGGAAAGAGGCGACAAAAATCAGC GTGGTGAAGGTGGTCGGCAGCAACATCTCCCACAAGCTGCGGCTGTCGCGAGTGAAGCTGGAGGACGAGGGGACCTACGAGTGCCGGGTGATCGACTCCAGCGACGGCAAGGCACGGCACCACAAGGTGAAGGCGTACCTGCGGGTGGAGGCAGCGGGGGGCCCGGGGCACCCCCAGGACACCGAGCTGCGGGAGGCCCCCCTGGCAGAGCTCGCCTCGCCGGGCTCAGCCCACgcacaccaccaccaccaccaccacaaagCCGGGAAGGAGCTGAAGAAGCGCTCGGCAGACACCTCCTGTGTGCTGTAG
- the VSTM2L gene encoding V-set and transmembrane domain-containing protein 2-like protein isoform X1, which produces MGALALALGIFHYLGLYLQLGAASRHPPWDAPAAGSAALFTETPHDMTAQAGEDVEMACSFRGSGSPSYSLEIQWWYVRNHKDWTDKQTWASSQLKSSPPEEPGKEATKISVVKVVGSNISHKLRLSRVKLEDEGTYECRVIDSSDGKARHHKVKAYLRVEAAGGPGHPQDTELREAPLAELASPGSAHAHHHHHHHKAGKELKKRSADTSCVL; this is translated from the exons ATGGGCgccctggccctggccctgggGATTTTCCACTACCTGGGGCTCTACCTACAGCTCGGCGCCGCCTCCCGGCACCCCCCGTGGGACGCCCCGGCGGCGGGCAGCG cagctctcttcACCGAGACCCCTCATGACATGACGGCGCAGGCGGGTGAGGATGTGGAGATGGCGTGTTCCTTCCGCGGCAGCGGCTCCCCCTCCTACTCCCTTGAGATCCAGTGGTGGTATGTCCGCAACCACAAGGACTGGACGGACAAACAGACGTGGGCTTCCAGTCAG CTGAAATCATCACCACCAGAGGAGCCCGGGAAAGAGGCGACAAAAATCAGC GTGGTGAAGGTGGTCGGCAGCAACATCTCCCACAAGCTGCGGCTGTCGCGAGTGAAGCTGGAGGACGAGGGGACCTACGAGTGCCGGGTGATCGACTCCAGCGACGGCAAGGCACGGCACCACAAGGTGAAGGCGTACCTGCGGGTGGAGGCAGCGGGGGGCCCGGGGCACCCCCAGGACACCGAGCTGCGGGAGGCCCCCCTGGCAGAGCTCGCCTCGCCGGGCTCAGCCCACgcacaccaccaccaccaccaccacaaagCCGGGAAGGAGCTGAAGAAGCGCTCGGCAGACACCTCCTGTGTGCTGTAG
- the TTI1 gene encoding TELO2-interacting protein 1 homolog isoform X2 encodes MAVFDTPQAAFGALRPVCVQLTRVQTVENVRQLQAHLAGVSGAALQELQEYVLFPLRFALRLPGPKQERLVQSLVQCISSVLAATCVKKQELLQELFSELCTCLAPPPSSGKAAPLSEELKLAVIQALHTLMHSAYGDVILSLYQPSTLPLLGFAVSLLLTLAEQEKAKQIKISALECLQVLVLQCDCREHRHLDEDESQQCGDLFASFLPGISIALSRVIAGDVKQGHKTTVSAIRLFYLIVGLVMADKQLARIPKSKEKLSVEHSRISELMIHRGPDWTKSTAEKLSLLLHKVVESSSIHPHWKVRLELVELVHHLLRNCSQSLVDSFSHLLKALVGLVNDENSEVRSRCNTVLQEISEQRIVAQNRALADVLSENLHSLATALPRLMNSQDDMGKVSTLSLLLGYLKLLGPKINIVLNSMSHLQRLSKALVQVLELDVTDVKIVEARRSGPPGPLQQGVQKGRCQKKYFRFFTEEKVFQLLQQVCRVLGYYGNLYLLVDHFMGLYSESSLYRKQAAMILNELVTGAAGVGVDFLQEREVPLNVDDLKGSITSILDEYMDQVNWYLVTSNDTEESSPEQSVQHLGLAAHAGGTSSSVLLLSPEPPVTTRTINSNIWQICIQLEGVGCFAAVLGKEFRLLLLSALYPVLEKAGDRTLLISETALGTLADICEACAYDSVQCLINENSDYLVNGISLNLRHLAYQARASQVLDTMLRHSDASLLPLVEDVIQDVLSALDQSYNSQASTFLRVLQSVMTALVQWFGMPSAEEHQQRQTDKGHSRALSQGQQEVTMTSQEVERFFLDYVSQKQIAEGDLPDLEEEEADDAPLAEPEPNTDTEGEAPMPSHAQLARDVMERCIHLLSDGSLRVRLKVLDVLELCVTVLHPHGNHLLPMAHRVWPALVTRLINDDPLAVLRAFKVLCTLAQTCGDFLRQRFSKDVLPKLTSSLLSQAPVSARAGPVYSHTLAFKLQLAVLQGLGSLCEKLDMGESDLNKVADACLIYLSAKQPVKLQEAAQSVFLHLMHVDPDSTWLLLSEVCCPEGFEPPHASLQPVKLSGMGRPRNELTDNVLLLLQRLQQQEGTGPRTSTQEASPS; translated from the exons ATGGCCGTGTTCGACACCCCGCAGGCGGCGTTCGGGGCGCTGCGCCCCGTCTGCGTGCAGCTGACGCGGGTGCAGACGGTGGAGAACGTGCGGCAGCTGCAGGCGCACCTGGCCGGGGTGAGCGGCGCggccctgcaggagctgcaggagtaCGTGCTGTTCCCGCTGCGCTTCGCCCTGCGGCTGCCGGGGCCCAAGCAGGAGCGGCTGGTGCAGAGCCTGGTGCAGTGCATCTCCTCCGTGCTTGCGGCGACGTGCGTgaagaagcaggagctgctgcaggagctcttcTCTGAGCTGTGTACTTGCCTCGCTCCCCCTCCCAGCTCGGGCAAAGCCGCCCCGCTGTCCGAGGAGCTGAAGCTGGCTGTGATCCAGGCACTCCACACCCTGATGCATTCGGCTTATGGGGATGTTATCTTGTCTCTGTACCAACCTTCCACCCTTCCGCTCTTAGGATTCGCTGTGTCTTTGCTTCTGACACTTGCAgagcaagaaaaagcaaagcaaatcaaGATCTCTGCTTTGGAGTGCTTGCAGGTCCTGGTTCTGCAGTGTGACTGCCGAGAGCACCGACACCTGGATGAAGACGAGTCACAGCAATGTGGggatttgtttgcttcttttctgcCTGGGATTTCTATTGCACTGTCTCGAGTTATTGCTGGAGACGTCAAACAAGGTCACAAAACCACCGTTTCTGCCATCAGACTCTTTTATCTGATTGTTGGCTTGGTCATGGCTGACAAACAGCTAGCCAGAATCCCAAAGAGTAAGGAAAAGCTGTCAGTGGAACACAGCAGAATATCAGAGCTAATGATCCACAGAGGACCTGACTGGACTAAAAGTACTGCTGAAAAACTCTCTCTTCTCTTGCATAAAGTGGTTGAATCTTCTTCAATTCACCCCCACTGGAAGGTGAGActggagctggtggagctggTCCACCACTTACTGAGGAACTGCAGTCAGTCACTTGTGGACTCATTCAGTCACCTCTTAAAGGCCTTGGTTGGGCTGGTTAATGATGAAAACAGTGAAGTCCGGAGCAGGTGTAACACAGTTCTGCAAGAGATCTCAGAGCAGAGGATTGTGGCACAGAACAGGGCTCTTGCTGATGTCCTCTCTGAGAACCTCCATTCCCTTGCCACAGCTCTTCCCCGCCTGATGAACTCTCAGGATGACATGGGCAAGGTTTCCACGCTGAGCTTATTGCTTGGCTACCTGAAGCTGCTGGGCCCCAAGATTAACATTGTCCTCAACTCCATGTCCCACCTGCAGCGCCTGTCCAAGGCACTGGTGCAGGTTCTGGAGCTGGATGTGACGGATGTGAAGATCGTGGAGGCTCGGCGCTCTGGGCCACCAGGCCCCTTGCAGCAGGGTGTGCAGAAGGGCAGGTGCCAGAAGAAGTACTTCCGCTTCTTCACGGAGGAGAAGgttttccagctccttcagcaaGTGTGTCGTGTTCTTGGCTACTACGGGAACCTCTACTTGCTTGTGGATCACTTCATGGGGCTGTACAGCGAGTCCAGCCTGTACCGAAAGCAGGCAGCCATGATCCTCAACGAGCTGGTCACAGGAGCTGCCGGAGTGGGAGTGGAtttcctgcaggagagggaagtTCCACTGAATGTGGATGATCTCAAAGGGTCCATAACGTCCATTCTGGATGAGTACATGGACCAGGTGAACTGGTATTTGGTCACTAGCAATGACACAGAAGAAAGCAGCCCTGAGCAGTCAGTGCAGCACTTGGGACTCGCTGCCCATGCGGGAGGGACATCCAGCAGCGTTCTCCTCTTGTCTCCAGAGCCCCCAGTCACAACCCGCACCATAAACAGCAACATCTGGCAGATCTGCATCCAGCTGGAGGGCGttggctgctttgctgctgtcctCGGGAAGGAGTtccggctgctgctgctgtcagctctcTACCCTGTGCTGGAAAAGGCTGGTGACAGGACTCTGCTCATCAGTGAgacagcactggggacactggcaGACATATGTGAGGCCTGTGCTTACGACTCAGTGCAGTGTTTGATTAATGAGAATTCTGACTATCTGGTGAATGGGATTTCCCTGAATTTGCGCCACCTGGCATATCAGGCACGTGCGTCCCAGGTCCTGGACACGATGCTGAGGCATTCAGATGCCAGCTTGCTGCCACTGGTAGAAGATGTAATCCAAGATGTCCTGTCTGCACTAGATCAGTCTTACAATAGCCAGGCTTCCACCTTCCTCAGGGTCCTCCAGTCAGTCATGACTGCTCTAG TGCAGTGGTTTGGAATGCCCAGCGCTGAGGAACACCAGCAAAGGCAGACTGACaaggggcacagcagggctctgtcccaggggcagcaggaggtgacaaTGACAAGTCAAGAAGTGGAACGATTCTTCCTTGACTATGTCAGCCAGAAGCAGATCGCAGAGGGTGATCTTCCTgacctggaggaggaggaggcag ATGATGCTCCCCTTGCTGAGCCAGAGCCCAACACTGACACAGAAGGAGAGGCTCCAATGCCAAGCCATGCTCAGCTGGCCAGAGATGTGATGGAGAGGTGCATTCACTTGCTGTCTGACGGGAGCCTCCGAGTGCGGCTGAAG GTCCTGGACGTGCTGGAGCTCTGTGTAACCGTGCTGCATCCTCATGGAAACCATCTGCTTCCCATGGCTCACCGTGTCTGGCCAGCTCTCGTCACCCGGCTGATTAACGACGACCCTCTGGCAGTGCTCAGAGCCTTCAAG GTGCTGTGTACCCTGGCTCAAACATGTGGGGACTTCCTGAGGCAGAGATTCTCCAAAGATGTCCTGCCCAAGCTGACCAGTTCCCTGCTCAGCCAGGCCCCAGTGAGTGCCCGAGCTGGGCCTGTGTACAGCCACACACTGGCCTTCAAActgcagctggctgtgctgcagggcctgGGCTCTCTCTGTGAGAAGCTGGACATGG GCGAGAGTGACCTGAATAAAGTGGCAGATGCCTGCCTGATTTACCTCAGTGCCAAGCAACCTGTGAAACTGCAAGAAGCTGCCCAGAG TGTTTTCCTGCACTTGATGCACGTGGACCCTGACAGCACCTGGCTGCTCCTGAGTGAGGTGTGCTGCCCCGAGGGGTTCGAGCCCCCCCACGCCAGCCTGCAGCCGGTGAAGCTCAGCGGGATGGGGCGGCCACGGAACGAGCTCACGGACAAcgtgctgcttctgctccagagactgcagcagcaggagggcacAGGTCCCAGGACCAGCACACAGGAGGCATCTCCTTCCTGA
- the TTI1 gene encoding TELO2-interacting protein 1 homolog isoform X1, which produces MAVFDTPQAAFGALRPVCVQLTRVQTVENVRQLQAHLAGVSGAALQELQEYVLFPLRFALRLPGPKQERLVQSLVQCISSVLAATCVKKQELLQELFSELCTCLAPPPSSGKAAPLSEELKLAVIQALHTLMHSAYGDVILSLYQPSTLPLLGFAVSLLLTLAEQEKAKQIKISALECLQVLVLQCDCREHRHLDEDESQQCGDLFASFLPGISIALSRVIAGDVKQGHKTTVSAIRLFYLIVGLVMADKQLARIPKSKEKLSVEHSRISELMIHRGPDWTKSTAEKLSLLLHKVVESSSIHPHWKVRLELVELVHHLLRNCSQSLVDSFSHLLKALVGLVNDENSEVRSRCNTVLQEISEQRIVAQNRALADVLSENLHSLATALPRLMNSQDDMGKVSTLSLLLGYLKLLGPKINIVLNSMSHLQRLSKALVQVLELDVTDVKIVEARRSGPPGPLQQGVQKGRCQKKYFRFFTEEKVFQLLQQVCRVLGYYGNLYLLVDHFMGLYSESSLYRKQAAMILNELVTGAAGVGVDFLQEREVPLNVDDLKGSITSILDEYMDQVNWYLVTSNDTEESSPEQSVQHLGLAAHAGGTSSSVLLLSPEPPVTTRTINSNIWQICIQLEGVGCFAAVLGKEFRLLLLSALYPVLEKAGDRTLLISETALGTLADICEACAYDSVQCLINENSDYLVNGISLNLRHLAYQARASQVLDTMLRHSDASLLPLVEDVIQDVLSALDQSYNSQASTFLRVLQSVMTALVQWFGMPSAEEHQQRQTDKGHSRALSQGQQEVTMTSQEVERFFLDYVSQKQIAEGDLPDLEEEEADDAPLAEPEPNTDTEGEAPMPSHAQLARDVMERCIHLLSDGSLRVRLKVLDVLELCVTVLHPHGNHLLPMAHRVWPALVTRLINDDPLAVLRAFKVLCTLAQTCGDFLRQRFSKDVLPKLTSSLLSQAPVSARAGPVYSHTLAFKLQLAVLQGLGSLCEKLDMVFSCT; this is translated from the exons ATGGCCGTGTTCGACACCCCGCAGGCGGCGTTCGGGGCGCTGCGCCCCGTCTGCGTGCAGCTGACGCGGGTGCAGACGGTGGAGAACGTGCGGCAGCTGCAGGCGCACCTGGCCGGGGTGAGCGGCGCggccctgcaggagctgcaggagtaCGTGCTGTTCCCGCTGCGCTTCGCCCTGCGGCTGCCGGGGCCCAAGCAGGAGCGGCTGGTGCAGAGCCTGGTGCAGTGCATCTCCTCCGTGCTTGCGGCGACGTGCGTgaagaagcaggagctgctgcaggagctcttcTCTGAGCTGTGTACTTGCCTCGCTCCCCCTCCCAGCTCGGGCAAAGCCGCCCCGCTGTCCGAGGAGCTGAAGCTGGCTGTGATCCAGGCACTCCACACCCTGATGCATTCGGCTTATGGGGATGTTATCTTGTCTCTGTACCAACCTTCCACCCTTCCGCTCTTAGGATTCGCTGTGTCTTTGCTTCTGACACTTGCAgagcaagaaaaagcaaagcaaatcaaGATCTCTGCTTTGGAGTGCTTGCAGGTCCTGGTTCTGCAGTGTGACTGCCGAGAGCACCGACACCTGGATGAAGACGAGTCACAGCAATGTGGggatttgtttgcttcttttctgcCTGGGATTTCTATTGCACTGTCTCGAGTTATTGCTGGAGACGTCAAACAAGGTCACAAAACCACCGTTTCTGCCATCAGACTCTTTTATCTGATTGTTGGCTTGGTCATGGCTGACAAACAGCTAGCCAGAATCCCAAAGAGTAAGGAAAAGCTGTCAGTGGAACACAGCAGAATATCAGAGCTAATGATCCACAGAGGACCTGACTGGACTAAAAGTACTGCTGAAAAACTCTCTCTTCTCTTGCATAAAGTGGTTGAATCTTCTTCAATTCACCCCCACTGGAAGGTGAGActggagctggtggagctggTCCACCACTTACTGAGGAACTGCAGTCAGTCACTTGTGGACTCATTCAGTCACCTCTTAAAGGCCTTGGTTGGGCTGGTTAATGATGAAAACAGTGAAGTCCGGAGCAGGTGTAACACAGTTCTGCAAGAGATCTCAGAGCAGAGGATTGTGGCACAGAACAGGGCTCTTGCTGATGTCCTCTCTGAGAACCTCCATTCCCTTGCCACAGCTCTTCCCCGCCTGATGAACTCTCAGGATGACATGGGCAAGGTTTCCACGCTGAGCTTATTGCTTGGCTACCTGAAGCTGCTGGGCCCCAAGATTAACATTGTCCTCAACTCCATGTCCCACCTGCAGCGCCTGTCCAAGGCACTGGTGCAGGTTCTGGAGCTGGATGTGACGGATGTGAAGATCGTGGAGGCTCGGCGCTCTGGGCCACCAGGCCCCTTGCAGCAGGGTGTGCAGAAGGGCAGGTGCCAGAAGAAGTACTTCCGCTTCTTCACGGAGGAGAAGgttttccagctccttcagcaaGTGTGTCGTGTTCTTGGCTACTACGGGAACCTCTACTTGCTTGTGGATCACTTCATGGGGCTGTACAGCGAGTCCAGCCTGTACCGAAAGCAGGCAGCCATGATCCTCAACGAGCTGGTCACAGGAGCTGCCGGAGTGGGAGTGGAtttcctgcaggagagggaagtTCCACTGAATGTGGATGATCTCAAAGGGTCCATAACGTCCATTCTGGATGAGTACATGGACCAGGTGAACTGGTATTTGGTCACTAGCAATGACACAGAAGAAAGCAGCCCTGAGCAGTCAGTGCAGCACTTGGGACTCGCTGCCCATGCGGGAGGGACATCCAGCAGCGTTCTCCTCTTGTCTCCAGAGCCCCCAGTCACAACCCGCACCATAAACAGCAACATCTGGCAGATCTGCATCCAGCTGGAGGGCGttggctgctttgctgctgtcctCGGGAAGGAGTtccggctgctgctgctgtcagctctcTACCCTGTGCTGGAAAAGGCTGGTGACAGGACTCTGCTCATCAGTGAgacagcactggggacactggcaGACATATGTGAGGCCTGTGCTTACGACTCAGTGCAGTGTTTGATTAATGAGAATTCTGACTATCTGGTGAATGGGATTTCCCTGAATTTGCGCCACCTGGCATATCAGGCACGTGCGTCCCAGGTCCTGGACACGATGCTGAGGCATTCAGATGCCAGCTTGCTGCCACTGGTAGAAGATGTAATCCAAGATGTCCTGTCTGCACTAGATCAGTCTTACAATAGCCAGGCTTCCACCTTCCTCAGGGTCCTCCAGTCAGTCATGACTGCTCTAG TGCAGTGGTTTGGAATGCCCAGCGCTGAGGAACACCAGCAAAGGCAGACTGACaaggggcacagcagggctctgtcccaggggcagcaggaggtgacaaTGACAAGTCAAGAAGTGGAACGATTCTTCCTTGACTATGTCAGCCAGAAGCAGATCGCAGAGGGTGATCTTCCTgacctggaggaggaggaggcag ATGATGCTCCCCTTGCTGAGCCAGAGCCCAACACTGACACAGAAGGAGAGGCTCCAATGCCAAGCCATGCTCAGCTGGCCAGAGATGTGATGGAGAGGTGCATTCACTTGCTGTCTGACGGGAGCCTCCGAGTGCGGCTGAAG GTCCTGGACGTGCTGGAGCTCTGTGTAACCGTGCTGCATCCTCATGGAAACCATCTGCTTCCCATGGCTCACCGTGTCTGGCCAGCTCTCGTCACCCGGCTGATTAACGACGACCCTCTGGCAGTGCTCAGAGCCTTCAAG GTGCTGTGTACCCTGGCTCAAACATGTGGGGACTTCCTGAGGCAGAGATTCTCCAAAGATGTCCTGCCCAAGCTGACCAGTTCCCTGCTCAGCCAGGCCCCAGTGAGTGCCCGAGCTGGGCCTGTGTACAGCCACACACTGGCCTTCAAActgcagctggctgtgctgcagggcctgGGCTCTCTCTGTGAGAAGCTGGACATGG TGTTTTCCTGCACTTGA